The following proteins come from a genomic window of Caloenas nicobarica isolate bCalNic1 chromosome 6, bCalNic1.hap1, whole genome shotgun sequence:
- the LOC135990046 gene encoding UDP-glucuronosyltransferase 1A1-like — MVPVLRAHPQVTATLVLLLSMLSLAAGGKLLVVPVDGSHWLSMREALDALKQKGHEIVIVAPEITLHIKPTKNFTMKMYPVPFTQEEMDGNFETFLQKVFEEGSFLERFLKIYQSMKRVSDIALSSCSHLLHNKELVRYLEESQFDALLTDPVLPCGPILAEHLSLPSVFFLRGVPCGLDFQATQCPNPPSYVPRMFTHLTDRMNFLQRVKNLIFETPNYFLCDFAFQSYAKLASEFLQRDVTVVDLLRQASIWLLRFDFVLDYPRPLMPNIIVIGGVNCAHKKLPQRDVTVMDLLRQASIWLIKLDFVLQYPRPLMPNMVMISGVNCAHKKLTQEFEAIVNASGEHGIVVFSLGSMVSEIPTKKAQEIADALGSVPQTVLWRYTGKVPHNLPKNVKLVKWLPQNDLLAHPKARAFITHGGSHGIYEAICNAVPMVLMPLFGDQMDNAKRVESRGAGLTLNILEMTAQDISTALKAVINDKKYKENIKRLSDLHLDRPIHPLDLAVHWVEFVMRHKGAPHLRPAAHDLNWIQYHSLDVIAFLLAVVLLSLFISLKCCLFCCRRCCSKKGRTRKPTKAKSH; from the exons ATGGTCCCGGTGCTTCGTGCTCATCCACAAGTCACGGCGACGCTGGTTCTGCTCCTGTCCATGCTGAGTTTGGCTGCTGGTGGGAAGCTGCTCGTGGTGCCGGTGGATGGGAGTCATTGGCTCAGCATGCGGGAAGCGTTGGACGCTCTGAAGCAGAAGGGACATGAAATAGTCATCGTTGCACCTGAAATCACTCTACACATAAAGCCAACAAAGAATTTTACTATGAAAATGTACCCAGTGCCTTTCACACAAGAAGAGATGGATGGAAATTTCgaaacatttttacaaaaaGTGTTTGAAGAAGGATCTTTTCTGGaaagatttcttaaaatatacCAGAGCATGAAAAGAGTCTCTGATATTGCACTCTCTAGCTGTTCACACTTACTGCACAACAAAGAGCTTGTCAGGTATCTTGAGGAGAGTCAGTTTGATGCCCTCCTTACAGACCCTGTACTACCCTGTGGGCCGATACTGGCTGAGCATCTTTCACtcccttctgtgttttttttgcGAGGCGTACCATGTGGTTTAGACTTTCAAGCCACTCAGTGTCCCAATCCCCCTTCTTATGTCCCCAGGATGTTCACACATCTTACAGACCGCATGAACTTTCTCCAGCGAGTGAAGAACCTAATCTTTGAAACCCcgaattattttctctgtgattttgCCTTTCAATCGTACGCAAAACTGGCTTCTGAATTCCTCCAGCGGGACGTGACTGTGGTGGATCTCTTACGCCAGGCTTCCATTTGGCTCTTAAGGTTCGATTTTGTGTTAGATTATCCAAGACCTTTGATGCCCAACATCATTGTAATTGGAGGAGTAAACTGTGCTCACAAGAAGCTACCTCAG CGGGATGTGACTGTGATGGATCTCTTACGCCAGGCTTCCATTTGGCTCATAAAGCTagactttgttttacagtaTCCGAGACCATTGATGCCCAACATGGTTATGATTAGTGGAGTAAACTGTGCTCACAAGAAGCTAACACAG GAATTTGAAGCTATTGTGAACGCCTCTGGAGAACACGGTATTGTTGTCTTCTCACTGGGCTCCATGGTCTCTGAGATTCCTACGAAGAAAGCCCAAGAAATTGCAGATGCCTTGGGCTCCGTCCCTCAAACG GTTTTGTGGCGATACACAGGAAAGGTGCCCCACAACCTGCCAAAGAACGTAAAGCTCGTCAAATGGCTGCCACAGAATGATCTTCTAG CTCATCCTAAGGCTCGTGCCTTTATTACCCATGGAGGCTCACACGGTATTTACGAGGCCATATGCAACGCCGTGCCAATGGTACTAATGCCTTTATTTGGAGACCAGATGGACAACGCCAAGCGAGTAGAGTCACGGGGAGCAGGACTGACACTGAATATACTTGAAATGACTGCACAGGACATATCCACTGCCCTGAAAGCAGTTATTAATGATAAAAA GTACAAAGAGAACATCAAGCGTCTCTCTGACCTTCACCTCGACAGACCCATCCACCCCCTGGACCTGGCCGTGCACTGGGTGGAGTTTGTAATGAGACACAAAGGGGCCCCACACCTGCGACCCGCTGCCCACGACTTGAACTGGATCCAGTACCACTCCCTGGACGTCATCGCCTTCCTCCTGGCTGTGgtgctcctctccctcttcaTTTCTCTGAAGTGCTGCCTGTTCTGCTGCCGCAGGTGCTGCTCTAAGAAGGGAAGAACAAGAAAGCCAACCAAAGCAAAGTCTCACTAG